One stretch of Alcaligenes aquatilis DNA includes these proteins:
- a CDS encoding tape measure protein translates to MTNVREIVAKVRSQVDLSDLKAYAQWYQRLQQDAVGFAKLAKQSIEQSRALNALERGAKNAQLAMGNLVRGIRGPGVGVRSSDPSRAGKSTAPGAAGGAAIGSVSGAIKQTIARNIGLDTVKDVLLAGDQFNQVQAQLAMSSQGEQEHQFIDQRLSADSKQARQPFSQSADLFLRIHPLMQSQGKGARDSLDVVAATGLSLTASGSDPQQVSAFIAQFSKDLVQGKLSGEGFQTMLINNRRMLTYLLDGLNNTNPALGATRQNLFELAQQGLITSDMMVSAFGNQLSTMRGDVEKLPASLASSLTEFSDKLARVSGVLQQQTGVIELLSFALKVLGDHLEQITHLLFLIGAAQGLRKLEAGMGALLGRGQSVTQMLRGLAGVTGVLVKELWVAVRPFLRWMIIVEAISLVVQDVISWFQGGDSVLGSIIGRSEQWQGEIEAVRGALVWVKDLLGGGAETVDSWIEKWGAVITVVTGLVLLIGGIPALIVTLVVLILSYRDVIVSFAKDFWDTFVLAAEQTWVEIKATFTRMFSWFEEQFAQVGAFFSSMVPGLPSWATLDGVKSALGFETATPVSSIFTRGQYTDNRTMMVNVQTKDQADKIVDTVGLAVQQYGFANSNQDLSLRAPYTETPP, encoded by the coding sequence ATGACAAATGTCCGTGAAATTGTCGCGAAGGTGCGCAGCCAGGTGGACCTGTCCGACTTGAAGGCGTATGCGCAGTGGTACCAGCGCCTTCAACAGGATGCGGTGGGTTTTGCGAAGTTGGCAAAGCAGTCCATCGAGCAAAGCCGCGCCTTGAATGCGCTGGAGCGAGGCGCAAAAAATGCCCAGTTGGCCATGGGAAACCTGGTACGTGGCATTCGTGGGCCTGGGGTGGGTGTGCGCTCTTCGGATCCATCACGTGCTGGCAAGAGCACAGCACCGGGTGCAGCCGGGGGAGCGGCGATTGGTTCCGTGTCCGGGGCTATCAAGCAAACCATCGCCAGGAATATTGGTCTTGATACGGTCAAGGATGTGCTGTTGGCCGGCGACCAGTTCAACCAGGTCCAGGCACAACTGGCAATGAGCTCCCAGGGTGAACAAGAACACCAGTTTATTGATCAGCGTTTGAGCGCGGATTCCAAGCAAGCACGTCAGCCGTTTTCGCAGAGCGCTGATTTATTTCTGCGCATTCATCCGCTTATGCAAAGTCAAGGAAAAGGGGCACGAGACAGTCTGGACGTGGTGGCGGCGACGGGCTTGTCCTTGACGGCAAGTGGCTCGGACCCGCAGCAAGTCAGTGCTTTTATAGCGCAGTTTTCTAAAGATCTGGTCCAGGGAAAGCTGAGCGGTGAAGGTTTTCAGACCATGCTGATCAATAATCGGCGCATGTTGACGTATTTGCTTGATGGGCTAAATAACACCAATCCTGCTTTGGGTGCTACTCGTCAGAATTTGTTTGAGCTGGCCCAGCAAGGCCTGATTACGTCTGACATGATGGTGTCCGCCTTCGGCAATCAGTTAAGCACCATGCGTGGGGATGTGGAAAAGCTACCAGCTTCCCTGGCTAGTTCTTTGACTGAGTTCTCGGACAAGTTGGCGCGGGTCAGCGGGGTGTTGCAGCAACAGACCGGCGTGATCGAGCTGTTGAGTTTCGCCTTGAAGGTGCTGGGTGATCATCTTGAGCAGATCACACACTTGCTGTTTCTGATTGGAGCGGCTCAGGGGCTGCGCAAACTGGAAGCTGGTATGGGAGCATTGCTTGGGCGTGGGCAGTCCGTAACGCAAATGCTGCGTGGCCTGGCCGGTGTGACCGGTGTGCTGGTCAAGGAGCTGTGGGTCGCTGTTCGCCCCTTCCTGCGCTGGATGATTATTGTGGAAGCCATCAGTTTGGTCGTTCAGGATGTGATTTCCTGGTTCCAGGGAGGAGATTCTGTACTGGGCTCGATTATTGGCCGATCCGAGCAATGGCAAGGGGAGATTGAAGCCGTTCGAGGTGCTTTGGTGTGGGTCAAGGATTTGCTGGGGGGCGGCGCCGAGACAGTAGATTCCTGGATCGAGAAATGGGGGGCGGTTATTACGGTAGTGACCGGCCTGGTGTTATTGATTGGAGGCATTCCGGCCTTGATCGTGACGCTGGTTGTACTGATCCTGAGCTACCGCGACGTGATTGTGAGCTTTGCCAAAGACTTTTGGGACACATTCGTGCTGGCTGCCGAGCAGACCTGGGTCGAGATCAAAGCCACATTCACGCGTATGTTCAGCTGGTTTGAAGAGCAGTTCGCCCAAGTGGGGGCTTTCTTTTCCTCCATGGTGCCGGGGCTGCCAAGCTGGGCGACATTGGATGGCGTCAAGAGTGCGCTGGGCTTTGAAACGGCGACGCCCGTCTCCAGTATCTTCACAAGAGGCCAGTACACCGATAATCGCACCATGATGGTGAATGTGCAGACCAAGGACCAGGCCGACAAGATTGTAGATACCGTAGGGCTAGCAGTGCAGCAATACGGGTTTGCCAACTCGAATCAGGATCTGAGTTTGCGTGCCCCTTATACCGAAACTCCACCTTGA
- a CDS encoding phage baseplate protein: protein MAFVTLLFDLAGKQSMLGSIPLDALLTEETELTASVSKYAVEDGSVISDHIAREPETLSLSGVITAASIYTFLSGGRSKLIAAKDALRQIHERRQPITIVTGADIYQNYAMTKAAITRKNEGEKLDVVCNFQKIVVAKLRQADIPADKVAPSVQGKAGQTGAATGKVSDTRSQTVPSSNLKVQTGSGT from the coding sequence ATGGCATTTGTAACCTTGTTATTTGATCTGGCTGGCAAGCAAAGCATGCTGGGCAGTATTCCTTTGGATGCTTTGTTGACCGAGGAAACCGAGTTGACCGCCAGCGTCAGCAAGTATGCGGTGGAAGATGGCTCGGTCATCTCTGACCACATAGCTCGTGAGCCAGAAACCTTGAGCCTGTCGGGTGTCATTACCGCTGCCAGCATTTACACGTTTCTCAGTGGTGGTCGATCCAAGTTGATTGCGGCCAAGGATGCGCTTCGCCAGATTCATGAGCGTCGTCAGCCCATCACTATCGTGACCGGGGCGGATATTTATCAGAACTACGCCATGACCAAGGCAGCGATCACTCGCAAGAACGAAGGTGAAAAACTGGATGTGGTCTGCAACTTTCAGAAGATTGTTGTAGCCAAGTTGCGCCAGGCTGATATCCCTGCTGACAAGGTAGCGCCTTCCGTTCAAGGCAAGGCGGGCCAGACGGGGGCGGCAACTGGCAAAGTCAGTGATACCCGGTCCCAAACTGTGCCTTCCAGCAATCTGAAAGTGCAAACAGGGAGTGGAACATGA
- a CDS encoding phage baseplate plug family protein, with protein MIEIPLVDQNSFVIEVSLEGASYFLSFNWNSEAQIWVLGLQDAHTKSILSGLVLVPNTPLLDQFRHLNVPPGEFVVDVQDEKLQLTRSSFLSGQATFFYLSRQEYGALR; from the coding sequence ATGATTGAAATTCCCTTGGTGGACCAGAACAGCTTCGTGATTGAAGTCAGCCTGGAGGGAGCCAGCTATTTTCTGAGTTTCAACTGGAACAGCGAGGCTCAAATTTGGGTTCTGGGGCTGCAGGATGCCCATACAAAAAGTATTTTGAGTGGCCTGGTGCTGGTACCAAACACACCTTTGCTGGATCAGTTCCGGCACTTGAATGTGCCGCCTGGAGAGTTTGTCGTAGATGTGCAGGATGAAAAACTGCAGTTGACGCGAAGCTCTTTTCTGAGCGGTCAGGCCACTTTCTTTTACTTGAGCAGGCAAGAGTATGGCGCGCTTCGATAG
- a CDS encoding phage protein produces the protein MARFDRTYRLLVGRPGEPGLEIAPPLRMKFEVSKDTNESPNQIKISIWNLSPHTREAVVEPDNVVALYAGYEQEEGALLLAYGTVVQGASSFQNAEIVTELEVRDGFAQIRDTVVSLGCGAGVRARLIIEDIAFQMGLSLVMSEDAPDRVWQNGFSFYGAARVALHKVVQGSGLEYSIQNGELQVIERCGVTPRKGFVLSPESGLLGNPERIRQSAKEKADSKGSEKIKSERQQADGWRVTSLLLPSLNPGDLVKLESRQAVDWFRVESLKHSGDWDGSGDWKTTMELLDRHAAPKEKDGS, from the coding sequence ATGGCGCGCTTCGATAGAACGTACAGATTGCTGGTGGGGCGACCTGGAGAACCGGGCTTGGAGATCGCTCCGCCATTGCGTATGAAATTTGAAGTGAGCAAGGATACCAACGAGTCCCCGAACCAGATCAAGATCAGTATCTGGAACCTGAGCCCGCACACCCGCGAGGCTGTTGTGGAGCCCGATAATGTGGTCGCTCTTTATGCAGGTTACGAGCAGGAAGAGGGGGCTTTGCTCCTGGCTTATGGAACCGTGGTGCAAGGGGCAAGCAGCTTTCAGAACGCGGAGATTGTGACGGAGCTGGAAGTGCGGGACGGCTTTGCTCAAATTCGAGACACCGTTGTCAGTTTGGGCTGTGGTGCCGGCGTTCGGGCCAGGCTGATCATTGAAGACATTGCATTTCAAATGGGCTTGTCATTGGTGATGTCTGAGGATGCTCCGGATCGGGTCTGGCAAAACGGCTTCAGTTTTTATGGGGCTGCCCGAGTGGCCTTGCATAAAGTCGTGCAGGGAAGCGGGCTGGAGTACTCCATACAGAACGGTGAACTGCAGGTTATTGAGCGTTGCGGGGTAACGCCTCGCAAGGGTTTTGTGCTGTCGCCGGAAAGTGGCTTGCTGGGTAATCCCGAGCGGATACGGCAGAGCGCCAAAGAAAAGGCGGACAGTAAAGGGAGCGAAAAGATCAAGTCCGAGCGTCAGCAGGCCGATGGTTGGCGTGTCACATCGTTGCTGCTGCCCAGTTTGAACCCTGGTGATCTGGTCAAACTGGAAAGCCGTCAGGCGGTGGATTGGTTCCGGGTGGAAAGTCTGAAGCACTCGGGTGATTGGGATGGTTCCGGTGACTGGAAAACCACGATGGAGCTGCTGGATCG